The genomic region GGGAGATCGACGGCGTCCACTACCATTTTGTGGGCGAAGAGGAGTTCAAGCGCGACGTCGAGCAGGAGATGTTCCTCGAATACGCGGTGGTTCACGGCAATTACTACGGCACCTCCCTCGGACCGGTGATACAGGCATTGAAAGAAGGGAAGCTGGTCATTTTCGACATTGACGTACAGGGACATGATGCGGTGCAAAACCGTCTGGCCGACATTACGACGTCGGTCTTTATCACGACTCCGACCCTCGAGGAACTCAAACGGCGTCTTTACGGCCGTTCTACCGACAGCGATGAGATCATCGCCAAGCGGATCGAGATGGCCAAGCGTGAGGTGCAGCGGATCAGCGAATACGATTTCCTGGTCGTCAACGACGATCTCGATACCGCCGCCGAAGTGCTCGTTTCAATCGCCAAGGCCGCGCGGATGAAGATCCCTACGCTGCGCATCAACGAGTTTGTCCAGAAATGGGAAGCGCAAGGCTAAAAGAGCGTATAAGTTCGCGTAATCTTATAAGGACGGTTACAGCAATGAGCCGTTATACTACAGCGCTAAATTTTTGAGAGAAGGAATTCTGCGTATGAGTATGCCAAGCGGAACCGAATTATTACTGATTTTCGGGATTGTCATTTTGTTGTTCGGTGCGAAAAAAATCCCCGATCTGGCCAAAGGAATCGGACAGGGTATCCGTAATTTCAAAAAAGAGATGAAAGAAGAAGAACCTGCCGCCCCTACCGCTTCCGCGACTCCCGAAGCGCCCAAGCAAGTTGAAACTTCTACCACCGCCAGCGTAGAAGCTCCCAAAGACCAAACGAAACAAGCGTAAGCCTTGAAACAGCGAGTCAGTGCGCTGTTGCGCGATAAATTCAATACAGACGTCATCCTCGAAAAGCCGAAAGACCGATCTTTCGGCCATTTCGCCACTCCCATTGCTTTTTCTCTTGCCAAAGAACTGCGCAAATCGCCGATGGCGATCGCCGAAGAGATCGCCGGATCGTTCGGAGACGAATCGATGTTTACGGCGGTCGAATCGGTCAAAGGGTACATCAACTTCCGTCTCTCCGAACATTTTCTCGACGAGTACGCTTCGTGGGCTTTGAACCACGGAAACGAATTCGGAAATGCCGACAAGAAAGGGACTATTCTGCTTGAGTTCGTTAGTGCGAATCCGACGGGTCCTTTGCACATCGGACATGCCCGAGGGGCGGTTTACGGCGATACCCTGCTTCGTTTGGGACGCCACCTCGGCTACGACATCACCGCCGAATATTACGTCAACGACGCGGGGAACCAGATCGACCTGCTGGGGACTTCGCTCCAGCTCGAAGGGCGCGCGAGCGTATTGGGCGAAGAGGTCGAATGGCCCGAGAAATATTACCGCGGCGAGTACATGAGCCTGTTGGCCCGTGAAGCGGTCGAAATCTTCGGAGCCGACGCGCTGCGCGACGAGAGCCGCCAAAAAGAGCTCGCACTCTGGGCCAAAGACAAGATCCTCGAACAGATCGTCGAAAGCCTCCGTGCGGTCAACGTCCACTTCGATACGTTCGTCAGCGAAGCGTCCCTGTACGACGAGTGGGATCGCGTTATGGCCAAAATGGGCTCGGGCGTTTATCTGAACGAAGGGAAGACCTTTATCCGCTCCTCCGAACACGGAGACGACCATGACCGGGTCGTGGTGCGCGAAGACGGCCGCCCGACTTATCTGGCCGGGGACATTATCTATCATAATCAAAAATTCGAACGGGGATTTGATCATTACATCAATATCTGGGGTGCCGACCACCACGGCTACATCGCCCGCGTCAAAGCGGCGGTCGGATTTTTGGGATACGAGCCGCAGAAACTCGAAGTACAGCTTTCGCAGATGGTGAGCCTCCTCAAAGACGGGGAACCGTTCAAAATGTCCAAACGGGCCGGGACGGTGATATTGATGAGCGACGTCGTCGAAGAGATCGGTGCGGAGGCGCTTCGTTTCATGTTCGCAAGCAAAAAAAGCGATACGGCGCTCGAATTCGACGTCGAAGAGCTCAAACGCGCCGACAGTTCGAACCCGATTTACTATATTCAGTACGCGCACGCCCGTATCCAGACGCTGATCTCCAAAAGCGACAAGAGCATGGAAGAGATCATGGGGACGCATTTGCACGGCCTCAGCGCCGATGCGGACGCACTGCTGTTCGAAGCGCTCTTGCTGCCTGAGATCATCGAGGATGCGTTTGAATCGCGCCAGGTTCAGAAACTTCCCGATTACCTCAAAGCACTCGCAGCCCGCCTGCATAAATTCTATTACGACAACCGGATCATCGGAAGCGAAGAAGAAGCGAAGCTCCTGAAACTGTTCCTGGTGGTTGCCCTGTCGCTTAGATCGGGACTCTCCCTTCTGGGTATCGAAGCCAAAGACCGGATGTAAATCCGTTCGGGCTTTCCCTCCTTTTTCTTCTCCCCCTTTTTTTGATTTCGGACGAGAACCGTTAGCGTACCGATAGGTTCGGGTGCTATAATTTCGCATTCGAGATAACAGGAGCGCATAATGGTAAAAATCGCGGCAGTACAGATGCAAATGGGAGCCGACAAAGGCGCGAACGTCGCCAAAGCCGAACAAATGGTGCGCGAAGCAGCCGCAAACGGCGCGCAGATCATTTTATTGCCCGAACTCTTCGAAGGGTATTATTTCTGTAAGGATATGGACGCGAAATATTTCGAATGGGCCAAGCCGCGCGAAGGGCATCCGATGATTGCACGTTTCAGCGCCCTTGCTAAAGAACTGGGGGTCGTACTCCCCATCAGCTATTTCGAGCGGGACGGTGATCGTTATTTCAATTCGCTGGTGATGATCGATGCCGACGGTACGGTCATGGAAAACTACCGCAAAACCCATATCCCCGACGGCCCGGGATACGAAGAAAAATTCTATTTCGTCCCCGGAGATACCGGGTTTAAAGTGTGGAATACCCGCTACGCCAACGTAGGGGTAGGAATCTGCTGGGACCAGTGGTTTCCCGAAACGGCCCGAAGCCTTACCCTCATGGGGGCGGACGTGATTTTCTATCCGACCGCGATCGGAAGCGAGCCTGAAATCGGGGTCGATTCGGCATCACACTGGCAGCGGGTCCAGATGGGGCACTCGGCGGCCAATATCGTCCCTGTGGCTGCGGCAAACCGCATCGGCGTCGAAGCGGGAGAGAGCTGTACCCTCACGTTTTACGGTTCGTCGTTCATCACCGACCATACGGGGGAAAAGATCGCCGAGGCCTCGCGTGATAAAGAGGAGATTCTTTACGGTGAGTTCGATCCCTCATCGATCCGAGAACACCGTCACTACTGGGGACTGATCCGCGATCGCCGCCCCGAATGTTACGGAGAAATCGTCAAACGTTAAAGTGGAACTCCTTTTGCTTTAGTACAACAAATACTACTGCAACGGGGGTTTCCGTGAGAGTCGTTTTACGTAATAACGCCATCTTCGTCCAAGGGAGTTCGAATACCCTCGAAGAGCCCTGGATGGAAGAATTCTTCGAACATCATATTTATAACACGTTGTTTTTGGACAATGGGGTGTTAGTGCTCAACAACGAACATTCTTCGGAGAAAAAAGAAGAATTCCTCGAAACCCTCAGCGACGAGTTTACCCGTATAAACGATCTCTCCAGCCCGTTTTACCGTCGTTCGCTCAAACGGTGCAAAACCGCTGCGGTACGGATCGAACTGCCATACCGTGAAGAAGAGAAAGTCGAAATCGAACTTTACGCGTTCAGCTCCAGCCGCGTCCGCTTTACCCTCGATTCGCCCAACGGGTGGATCATGCGCTATCTCAAGCAGCAGCTTTCCGGTCTCGTCATCAACGCCACCTCTACCCAGATCGACGTCGACGTCGGCACCGCAGCGGCTAAAGCGCGTCTTGAAAAAACGCTCAATCGCCGCGAGGTACTTCACTACGCGATCCATTACCGCTATGACGACGAGTTCATGAGCCGGCTTTACAGCCAGTACAAAGGGTGGGGATTCAGCAGCGAAAGCATAGACAAAATGATTCGCTACCATGCGATTTTCGAGCTCCCGGTCGGGGCGAAACCGGCCGATCTGAAAAAACAGTACCGCAAGCTTGCACGTCGTTACCATCCCGACCGCGTACAGACGCAAAGCCCCGAAGTGATTAACAAATACACCCAGAAATTTCAGCTGCTGCAGGAAGCCTACGACGCTCTACGGGCGGCGAGTTAAGGCCATCAGCTCTTCGGCGTCGAACAGATATAGGCGCGCAGAGCGTAGATGGGCAAGTTCGTTCGAAAACCCCCGCTTGGCAAACAGAAAGATTTTATCGGGCTCAAGCGAGAGGCGAAGACATTTCTCTTCGAGATGGCGCAGCTCTTTTTTGTTCACCTTGTGGTTCGTCCATTTGCATTCGCCGATCCACGTTTCTCCTTCATACGTTTCGCAAAACAGGTCGATTTCCACTTCCCGGTCCCAGTAACTCCCCGAATCGAGCAGTTGGACATCGAACCGTTCGGCCAGGATTTCACGGATATAGAGGCCGCAGAGTTCTTCGAACGTGAACCCCGTAAAAGCATTCGCATGGAGGTGGAAATGTTCCCAGAAAGGATCATATTCCCCGCGGCGTATCGTCTCTGAAAACGGTTCGACGAAGGCAAACCAGAATCGGAGAAACGGAGTCGCGAACCGGAGTTTGTGGCTGATTTTGTGGCGTTCGACCTCTTTTTTGAATTTTTGTTTGGGATGCAGCCGCACCGGAGGAGTTTCGCGGGAGCGCTCAAGGGTGAGATAGCCGTTGCGGCGGAGGTATTCGAACGCTTCGCTTCCTCTTTCTTTGCCTATTTTCGCCCGTCGGTATGCCGAGAGGTGGCGGCGGTCGCCTACCGCGATGGCCCGTAACAAACGGATATAGAGTCCCTCTTCCCCGAGCGGTTCCATGAGCTTTGCACGATGGGTTTCAAACGGTGCGAGAACATGGCGCTCGAGGAGGGTTTCGACGCTCTGGTCGGTATCGATCGCCTCGTCGATACCTCCGAAAAGGGCGAACAGCGAAATGCACTCTTCCATGTCGGACGGAAGATTACGGTGAAAAAAATCGCAAAAAAGTTGTTTATCCATTTGCGGAAGATTATAGCGAATTCTCTTCGGAACGAAATTCATTTCCCCAGCGCAATATATTGAGGCCGTATTTGTTTCGGATCGAGACGGCGGCGGTATCGAGAGAGCGTTCATGGACGTCCGATTCGTAATCGAGCAGGGAAAAGACCCGGTGGGTCTGGGAACTGAAATGCGATGCGGACAGCCCGAGATGGTTGACCGCCCCCAGAGGATGTGCGTCCGCGCGTGAAAAAAGGGACAATGCCAGGGTACGGAAGCGCCGTTCGCTGAACAGACGTGCTTCAGTGAGGCTGTAGTGCGCTTTGGGGTAGTGGAGGTAATGGAGCGAAAGGGTGTAGGTGGTCGGGTAGACTTCGAGTTTATGGATGGCATACGCCAGATGGCGCGAGAGGATTGCGACTCGGCGGCGGAGTTCATCCCGGTCGTATACCGGATCGAAGGTGCGGGAAATCCCGATCGATTTACGGGGCGCGCGGAGGCTTAGCTCCCCCAGCTCGTGTCCGCTGATCCGGTCGTAGAGCGCCGAGGCGTACGGCCCCCAGGAACGCACCAGCGGTTCGGCCCGCAACAGATCACCGAGGGTTTCGAGGCGGTACTCTCGGCATCGCCGCTGGATGCTTTTCCCCAGTCCGGGGAATTTTTCGACCGCTACGGAACGGGTAAAAGCGGCGATCTGGTCGGGAAAGAGAGTGCGGCATCCGAACGGTTTGGCTTCGTCGGTGGCGAGTTTGGCGAGGTATTTGGAATGGGCGGCTCCGATGGAGACGGGCAGACGGAGATGCTTTTTGATCGCATGCCGCAACGCGTCGGTGAATTCGGGGATCTCCTCATCGGGTACCCACCCCTCCAGATCGCCGTAAAATTCGTCGATGCTTGCCTGCTCCACCAGGGGGATCCGCTCTTGCAAAAAGTCGTGAAGCGCCCGCGAAAGGCGGTGATAAAGGCGCATATTCGGCGCTTTGACGATCAGCGAGGGGCATCGGCCGAGTGCTTCGCGCAGGCTCATCCCGGTTTTGACGCCGAATGCTCGCGCTTCGTAACTGGCCGTGGTGACGATACCTCGGATCCGCCCGTCGGGGTCGATATACTGCTTGAGATCATCTCCCTGGTAACGGTGAAAGAACGCGCCGACAAACGCGCCGCCGTTATCGATCAGCAGCTCCTGATTCGAAGCGGTGCCCGAAAAGATATACGGATCCCCGCGTCCTCCGATCGCAACGGGCTTGCCCTCAAGCGCGGCATCGACGGTTCGTTCGGCGGAGACAAAAAAACAGTCCAGGTCAATGTGTATTTTCATACGGCAAGTGTAATGCAAGAACAAAGAGAAAGGGGAAAATATGGCAGAATGCACGCCGGCATCCTGTTACATCGACGCGATGGCCCCTTCGATTTTTGTGAGGATTTCGCCTACTTTCCGCCGGTAGCTCTCGAGCGCCGTCTGATAGGCGGCGGAGAGCGGAGCCCCCGAGGCCAGGTCTTCGACGATACCGATCATCGACTGAAGGAAATCGCGATGGGCCGCGCATTCATGGCAGACGGTCGTATTTTCGCACATCCCCTCGTTCATCACGACGTAGGCGTTCTGCGTCGCTTCGCTCAGGTGTACGAAATAGCTCTGTTCCCCTCCCGCTTCTGCTTGCAGAAGCCTGGAAATTTCGGTGAATCGGGAATGTGCGTCACGGATAATGTCGTTCATGGTGATCCTCCATTGAAAACGTTTGTGTTCGATTATAACTAAAAATTAACTTATTGGGTATGTGCGGAGCCAAGTAGGATACAATTGCAGCATCAAAAAAGCGTCGGAAAAGGATCTTTCCGAAACGCTCGGGCGAAAGGAGTGACATGGAATACCGCTATATCGGCCGCAGCGGGCTGCGCGTCTCGCCGATTTGCATGGGGACGATGACGTTTCCGGGACAGTGCGACGAGAAAGAAGCGTTTGCCATCCTGGACAAAGCGTACGAAGCGGGGGTCAATTTTTTCGACACCGCGGAACTCTACCCCGTCCCCCCCTCCGAAACGCTTGCGGGGCGGACCGAAGAGATCGTCGGACGGTGGCTGAAAACCAAGCCCAGAGAGAGCGTCATCCTGGCCAGCAAGGTGGCCGGAGCCGCGTCGGGATGGTTCGTCCCCCCGATCCGCCACGGCCTTACGGCCATGGACCGTTTCCATATCGAGCGGGCCGTTGAGGGATCGCTCAAGCGGCTGGGGACCGATTATATCGACCTGTACCAGATGCACTGGCCCGATACAGTCGTTCCGATCGAAGAGACGATGCGCGCGTTCGACGCGCTGGTGCAAAGCGGGAAGGTGCGCTACGTCGGTACCTCGAACGATACGGCGCGCGGAACGATGAAATCACTGATGGTATCAAAGTACGAAAAGCTCTCCCGGTTCGAATCGATCCAGAACAATTTTTCTCTCCTCAACCGCCGTGATCTGACCGAAATCGCGGCGTTGTGCCGTGAGGAGCAAATCTCGCTGCTGCCGTATTCGCCGCTTGGAGGAGGGGTTCTAAGCGGAAAATACAATCAGGATATCCGGGCGCAGGGGCGTTTTAGCGATTACGTCAAATCCCCCAACAAGCGCCAGCGGCTGATGGCGGCGCGGTTTTTGAACGACAAAACGCTCGCCTCGACGCAGGAGTACCTCCGGATCGCCGCCGAGGCGGGACTCCATCCGGTGACGATGGCGATCGCGTGGAGCAAGCAGTTCGA from Sulfuricurvum sp. IAE1 harbors:
- a CDS encoding twin-arginine translocase TatA/TatE family subunit, translated to MSMPSGTELLLIFGIVILLFGAKKIPDLAKGIGQGIRNFKKEMKEEEPAAPTASATPEAPKQVETSTTASVEAPKDQTKQA
- a CDS encoding DUF234 domain-containing protein — encoded protein: MDKQLFCDFFHRNLPSDMEECISLFALFGGIDEAIDTDQSVETLLERHVLAPFETHRAKLMEPLGEEGLYIRLLRAIAVGDRRHLSAYRRAKIGKERGSEAFEYLRRNGYLTLERSRETPPVRLHPKQKFKKEVERHKISHKLRFATPFLRFWFAFVEPFSETIRRGEYDPFWEHFHLHANAFTGFTFEELCGLYIREILAERFDVQLLDSGSYWDREVEIDLFCETYEGETWIGECKWTNHKVNKKELRHLEEKCLRLSLEPDKIFLFAKRGFSNELAHLRSARLYLFDAEELMALTRRP
- a CDS encoding J domain-containing protein: MRVVLRNNAIFVQGSSNTLEEPWMEEFFEHHIYNTLFLDNGVLVLNNEHSSEKKEEFLETLSDEFTRINDLSSPFYRRSLKRCKTAAVRIELPYREEEKVEIELYAFSSSRVRFTLDSPNGWIMRYLKQQLSGLVINATSTQIDVDVGTAAAKARLEKTLNRREVLHYAIHYRYDDEFMSRLYSQYKGWGFSSESIDKMIRYHAIFELPVGAKPADLKKQYRKLARRYHPDRVQTQSPEVINKYTQKFQLLQEAYDALRAAS
- the aguB gene encoding N-carbamoylputrescine amidase; translation: MVKIAAVQMQMGADKGANVAKAEQMVREAAANGAQIILLPELFEGYYFCKDMDAKYFEWAKPREGHPMIARFSALAKELGVVLPISYFERDGDRYFNSLVMIDADGTVMENYRKTHIPDGPGYEEKFYFVPGDTGFKVWNTRYANVGVGICWDQWFPETARSLTLMGADVIFYPTAIGSEPEIGVDSASHWQRVQMGHSAANIVPVAAANRIGVEAGESCTLTFYGSSFITDHTGEKIAEASRDKEEILYGEFDPSSIREHRHYWGLIRDRRPECYGEIVKR
- the gmk gene encoding guanylate kinase, producing MNLESGAILVLSGPSGAGKSSLIAKIIDHIGPTYFSISTTTRPMREGEIDGVHYHFVGEEEFKRDVEQEMFLEYAVVHGNYYGTSLGPVIQALKEGKLVIFDIDVQGHDAVQNRLADITTSVFITTPTLEELKRRLYGRSTDSDEIIAKRIEMAKREVQRISEYDFLVVNDDLDTAAEVLVSIAKAARMKIPTLRINEFVQKWEAQG
- a CDS encoding DNA polymerase IV — translated: MKIHIDLDCFFVSAERTVDAALEGKPVAIGGRGDPYIFSGTASNQELLIDNGGAFVGAFFHRYQGDDLKQYIDPDGRIRGIVTTASYEARAFGVKTGMSLREALGRCPSLIVKAPNMRLYHRLSRALHDFLQERIPLVEQASIDEFYGDLEGWVPDEEIPEFTDALRHAIKKHLRLPVSIGAAHSKYLAKLATDEAKPFGCRTLFPDQIAAFTRSVAVEKFPGLGKSIQRRCREYRLETLGDLLRAEPLVRSWGPYASALYDRISGHELGELSLRAPRKSIGISRTFDPVYDRDELRRRVAILSRHLAYAIHKLEVYPTTYTLSLHYLHYPKAHYSLTEARLFSERRFRTLALSLFSRADAHPLGAVNHLGLSASHFSSQTHRVFSLLDYESDVHERSLDTAAVSIRNKYGLNILRWGNEFRSEENSL
- the argS gene encoding arginine--tRNA ligase codes for the protein MKQRVSALLRDKFNTDVILEKPKDRSFGHFATPIAFSLAKELRKSPMAIAEEIAGSFGDESMFTAVESVKGYINFRLSEHFLDEYASWALNHGNEFGNADKKGTILLEFVSANPTGPLHIGHARGAVYGDTLLRLGRHLGYDITAEYYVNDAGNQIDLLGTSLQLEGRASVLGEEVEWPEKYYRGEYMSLLAREAVEIFGADALRDESRQKELALWAKDKILEQIVESLRAVNVHFDTFVSEASLYDEWDRVMAKMGSGVYLNEGKTFIRSSEHGDDHDRVVVREDGRPTYLAGDIIYHNQKFERGFDHYINIWGADHHGYIARVKAAVGFLGYEPQKLEVQLSQMVSLLKDGEPFKMSKRAGTVILMSDVVEEIGAEALRFMFASKKSDTALEFDVEELKRADSSNPIYYIQYAHARIQTLISKSDKSMEEIMGTHLHGLSADADALLFEALLLPEIIEDAFESRQVQKLPDYLKALAARLHKFYYDNRIIGSEEEAKLLKLFLVVALSLRSGLSLLGIEAKDRM
- a CDS encoding aldo/keto reductase gives rise to the protein MEYRYIGRSGLRVSPICMGTMTFPGQCDEKEAFAILDKAYEAGVNFFDTAELYPVPPSETLAGRTEEIVGRWLKTKPRESVILASKVAGAASGWFVPPIRHGLTAMDRFHIERAVEGSLKRLGTDYIDLYQMHWPDTVVPIEETMRAFDALVQSGKVRYVGTSNDTARGTMKSLMVSKYEKLSRFESIQNNFSLLNRRDLTEIAALCREEQISLLPYSPLGGGVLSGKYNQDIRAQGRFSDYVKSPNKRQRLMAARFLNDKTLASTQEYLRIAAEAGLHPVTMAIAWSKQFDFVASTIIGATSAAQLDDSLAAMEVTLPAELLQKLDEVHAKILYPMG